In Cryptococcus deuterogattii R265 chromosome 4, complete sequence, a genomic segment contains:
- a CDS encoding NADH dehydrogenase (ubiquinone) 1 alpha subcomplex 4: protein MSINRAFMKKWFPVEVMPIFGIVGIACAGATAYLWKLSQGPEVVWDRSSDWRPWDKVKHDENLKYITVNPEFWAQRRAQAAAAKNGERAVDAI, encoded by the exons ATGTCTATC AACCGTGCTTTCATGAAGAAGTGGTTCCCCGTTGAGGTCATGCCCATCTTCGG TATCGTCGGTATCGCTTGTGCTGGTGCCACTGCCTATCTCTGGAAGCTCTCCCAG GGCCCTGAGGTTGTCTGGGACCGATCTTCTGACTGGAGGCCTTGGGACAAGGTCAAGCACGACGAGAAC CTCAAGTACATCACTGTTAACCCCGAGTTCTGGGCTCAGCGAAGGGCTCAggccgctgctgccaagAACGGCGAGCGAGCTGTTGACGCTATCTAA
- a CDS encoding peptidase, which translates to MVAFYASSALLFSALLATGFANAFNIDDIKQGSDSVVPGRYIVEFDGKSHLTSAGIKRATTPHEYIYRELDARSFPYTVHLEYSCELFYGASISVSSDADLDALLTIAGVIDLRPVHLLTLPASPLPKENTQWSAKSPHSSSSSSASATASATYTSAPFSNLPQIQADAVQASGNKGKGIKVGVIDSGVDYTREPLGGCFGSGCKIAGGYDFVGDNYDGNNDPVPDNDPYDDCYPHGTFISGIIGANENIYGAVGVAPEASLYVYRVFGCNGAASDDIVLAAMQKAYDEDMDVINLSLGEPSGWTESTLSVFASRLVDQGMVLTISAGNQGQVGGFYSYAPSAGKGVINVGSSDSSIYPAQLANVSTGYGPIPYYNYKAYSDKTLPLYTFGSDIYGCTLPDDVPDLSPYLVVVRRGACSLAQKAQNVYNAGGTAIFVVNDETSLPIYQDFPLIDFALISYEDGNYLLNQLNSSANTTVTFSFNPIALPNIWTANTTSYFSEIGPTNDLYFAPSVLAPGSNIIGVTPTTFYNWTIADGTSYSSAYAAGAAALYLAAKGRNNVSPSDVLSALEVTAEQLPVSISDSSLVSVAVQGAGRLQVDNAINGGAVISPSEIKLNDTANFDKLHVLTIKNPSNKWVTYKLSHEPAGTALAFQSGLNQSNDQPLPQVPNAASVSIFPSSLTLWPGQSLLTTVKFTAPTGLDPQTFPIYSGFIKVTGGANIVKVPYMGVAANMKDMPVLDPTDWYFGFNSPVITDVDGNIQQGPATYTFSNVSYPTVLYRLVGGTPLLLIDLVDANANLTFTPDYTTRKRSVTPEQEIEHHDERRSFGTRRLKSVGSSFAAIKPGGLQLLRCYLTNYKAPGCSKTGNTFRQVPILGNLYVGEYLPRNTDNADGQGGDYSTFNFGSAAFSNGTTIPNGDYRLLMRALHITGDKTKEADYESWLSQSFTVAQ; encoded by the exons ATGGTCGCCTTTTACGCGTCCTCTGCTCTCCTGTTCTCTGCCCTTCTCGCGACTGGCTTTGCCAACGCCTTCAACATTGATGATATCAAACAGGGTTCCGA TTCCGTCGTACCGGGGAGGTATATTGTCGAATTCGATGGCAAGTCTCACCTCACCTCTGCTGGCATAAAGAGAGCTACTACA CCCCATGAATATATCTATAGAGAACTTGATGCTCGTTCGTTTCCTTACACTGTTCATTTGGAATACTCTTGTGAATTGTTCTACGGCGCGTCCATCTCCGTCTCGTCCGATGCA GACCTTGATGCTCTGCTTACCATTGCCGGTGTCATTGATCTCCGACCTGTCCATTTGCTCACCTTGCCCGCCAGCCCTCTCCCCAAAGAAAATACCCAGTGGTCCGCCAAGTCTCCTCACTCTTCGTCGTCCAGCTCAGCCTCTGCCACTGCTTCAGCTACCTACACCTCGGCGCCGTTCTCCAACCTCCCTCAAATCCAGGCTGACGCTGTTCAAGCCTCTGGGAACAAGGGGAAAGGAATCAAAGTCGGAGTCATTGACAGCGGCGTAGACTATACTCGTGAACCTCTAGGTGGCTGTTTCGGATCCGGCTGCAAGATTGCGGGAGGTTACGACTTTGTCGGTGATAATTACGACGGAAATAATGACCCTGTGCCCGACAACGATCCTTACGACGACTGTTATCCCCATGGCACTTTTATCTCTGGCATCATTGGTGCCAACGAGAATATCTACGGAGCTGTAGGTGTCGCGCCCGAGGCGAGCTTGTATGTCTACAGAGTATTTGGCTGCAACGGTGCGGCCTCGGATGATATTGTTCTTGCGGCGATGCAAAAAGCATATGACGAGGACATGGATGTCATTAACCTCTCTCTTG GTGAACCTTCTGGATGGACAGAAAGTACTCTCAGTGTATTTGCCTCCCGACTCGTTGACCAAGGCATGGTCCTTACCATTTCTGCTGGCAACCAAGGGCAAGTTGGCGGCTTTTACTCTTACGCTCCTTCAGCGGGTAAGGGAGTCATCAACGTCGGTTCCAGTGACAGCTCTATCTATCCTGCTCAGCTGGCCAATGTTTCCACCGGTTACGGTCCCATTCCCTACTACAATTACAAAGCGTACAGCGACAAAACGCTGCCCCTTTATACATTTGGGTCGGACATTTATGGATGTACCTTGCCAGATGATGTTCCTGATTTGTCACCTTACCTCGTCGTCGTCCGTCGAGGTGCATGTTCCTTGGCTCAAAAAGCTCAAAATGTCTACAACGCTGGCGGAACGGCCATTTTTGTCGTCAATGACGAGACTTCGCTTCCTATCTATCAAGATTTTCCCCTTATCGACTTTGCCCTCATTAGCTACGAAGACGGCAACTATCTCCTCAATCAGCTCAACTCTTCCGCCAATACCACTGTCACTTTTTCCTTCAACCCTATCGCCCTACCCAACATTTGGACAGCCAATACCACCTCTTACTTTTCCGAGATTGGTCCCACTAACGATTTGTACTTTGCCCCATCTGTGCTCGCTCCTGGTAGCAATATTATTGGTGTCACCCCCACGACGTTTTACAACTGGACTATCGCGGATGGTACTTCCTACTCCTCTGCCTATGCCGCCGGAGCTGCTGCTCTCTACCTCGCTGCCAAAGGTAGAAACAATGTCAGCCCGAGCGACGTCTTGTCTGCATTGGAAGTCACGGCTGAGCAACTTCCCGTTTCCATCTCTGACAGCTCTCTTGTAAGCGTCGCTGTTCAGGGTGCAGGCAGATTGCAGGTCGACAACGCCATCAATGGCGGCGCCGTCATTTCTCCTTCAGAAATCAAATTGAACGACACGGCCAACTTTGACAAATTACATGTGCTGACAATCAAGAACCCTAGTAACAAGTGGGTGACGTACAAGCTGTCTCACGAGCCTGCCGGGACCGCTTTGGCTTTCCAATCAGGTCTGAATCAATCCAACGACCAGCCTTTGCCTCAAGTACCCAATGCAGCATCCGTCAGCATTTTCCCCTCCTCGCTCACCCTCTGGCCTGGTCAATCTCTCCTCACGACCGTCAAATTCACCGCTCCTACGGGTCTTGACCCCCAGACCTTCCCTATCTACTCTGGCTTCATCAAGGTGACCGGCGGTGCCAATATTGTCAAGGTCCCTTACATGGGTGTCGCAGCCAATATGAAGGACATGCCCGTCCTCGACCCCACAGATTGGTACTTTGGCTTCAACTCGCCCGTTATCACGGATGTGGATGGTAACATCCAACAAGGTCCAGCAACGTATACGTTTAGCAACGTTAGCTACCCCACGGTGCTCTACCGACTTGTCGGTGGAACACCTTTGCTCTTGATTGACTTGGTCGACGCAAATGCCAACCTTACTTTTACGCCCGATTACACCACTCGAAAGCGTTCTGTCACTCCCGAACAGGAGATTGAGCATCACGACGAGCGCCGCTCATTTGGTACTCGACGTCTCAAATCTGTCGGCTCATCCTTTGCTGCCATTAAGCCCGGCGGTCTTCAGTTACTTCGGTGTTATTTGACAAACTATAAAGCTCCTGGGTGCTCAAAGACTGGCAACACGTTCCGGCAGGTACCTATCCTTGGCAATCTGTATGTGGGCGAGTACTTGCCGAGGAATACGGATAACGCGGATGGCCAAGGAGGGGATTATTCGACGTTTAATTTCGGTTCAGCTGCATTCTCGAATGGAACAACTATTCCCAATGGGGACTACCGAC TGCTTATGAGGGCGTTGCACATCACTGGGGATAAGACGAAGGAAGCAGATTATGAATCTT GGCTTTCTCAATCATTTACCGTTGCTCAATAA
- a CDS encoding transcription elongation regulator 1, with translation MSGIPPGPPPGRPPVANVPYIPQPGAPAAPPFRPPAAPGFGFPPGPPPGMPFSAGGFPPPLPPGWSEHRAPDGITPYYYNAQTRESTYIRPSFPAFPPGTTPPTGSPAPGAAEEKKKKKKEKPKDKVPIPGTSWMRITTTEGNVFYFEKENKRSEWTVPDEIKEAVTRLEEEERKKKEEKEKEEQEKIEQERIEKLKELERIRAEVEAERKKKEEAEKERKRKQREDGEGDAPEEKKAKVGDQEQQEDDVVGPEGEEDEEAWMKAVAAEFAEKDAQTKKDLEEQDEKTKEEEAEAAKKVFAVPEKVNVSVEEGRALFKALLIEKDISPFAPWEQSLPFFINDPRYVLLSSMKDRREVYEEYCREVGRAKRLKKASTAEEKKTETEKEYKALLDKEVTSTRTRWDDFRKKWKKDRRFYAFGRDDHQREKVFKQHLRDLGERKRAAAQKAEEDFNALLKELSNITSSSQWSSVKRSISSDPRYDAVGSSSLREELFNSYIRGLSST, from the exons ATGTCCGGTATTCCTCCGGGCCCTCCTCCCGGAAGACCTCCAGTCGCCAATGTGCCCTACATCCCTCAACCAGGCGCTCCTGCTGCTCCGCCGTTCCGCCCACCCGCTGCACCGGGATTCGGCTTTCCTCCAGGTCCACCTCCGGGGATGCCCTTCAGTGCCGGAGGGTtcccacctcctcttcctcctggaTGGTCTGAACATAGAG CGCCGGACGGTATAACGCCTTATTACTATAACGCTCAAACTCGCGAATCGACATATATCCGCCCCTCTTTCCCTGCCTTCCCCCCCGGAACCACTCCACCTACCGGATCTCCGGCTCCTGGTGCtgctgaggagaagaagaagaagaaaaaggaaaagccCAAGGACAAGGTGCCGATTCCCGGTACTAGCTGGATGAGAATCACGACAACTGAAGGAAATGTGTTCTActttgaaaaggagaacaagCGTTCGGAGTGGACTGTTCCGGATGAGATCAAGGAAGCTGTAACTCgactggaggaggaggaaagaaagaagaaggaagaaaaagagaaggaggaacaagagaagattgagcaggagaggattgaaaagctgaaagagctggagagaATTAGGGCAGAGGTAGAGGccgagaggaagaagaaggaagaggccgaaaaggaaagaaagagaaagcaaagagaggatggcgaAGGCGATGCAccggaggagaagaaggccaaggtgGGAGACCAAGAGCAGCAAGAGGACGACGTGGTCGGCCccgaaggcgaagaggacgaagaggcgTGGATGAAGGCCGTTGCCGCCGAGTTCGCCGAGAAGGATGCTCAGACCAAgaaggatttggaagagcaagatgaaaagactaaggaggaagaggcagaggccGCAAAGAAGGTCTTCGCCGTCCCCGAAAAGGTCAACGTCTCTGTCGAAGAAGGACGTGCATTGTTCAAAGCTTTGCTCATTGAAAAGGACATTTCGCCTTTTGCCCCCTGGGAGCAATCCCTCCCCTTTTTCATCAACGATCCGCGCTATGTGCTTCTCTCATCTATGAAAGACCGACGCGAGGTGTACGAAGAGTACTGTCGTGAAGTTGGTCGAGCTAAGCGCCTCAAGAAGGCTTCTACGgcggaagaaaagaagacagAGACAGAGAAGGAATACAAGGCCTTGCTGGATAAGGAAGTGACAAGTACTAGGACGAGATGGGATGACTTTaggaaaaagtggaagaaggataggaGGTTTTATGCCTTTGGCAGAGATGATCACCAGAGGGAAAAGGTATTTAAACAGCATCTGAGAGACCTTGGCGAGC GTAAACGAGCCGCAGCGCAGAAAGCCGAAGAAGACTTCAACGCTCTCCTCAAAGAATTATCAAACatcacctcatcctctcaatGGTCTTCTGTCAAAcgctcaatctcttccGATCCGCGATACGATGCTGTcggttcttcttcattgcGTGAAGAGCTGTTCAACAGTTATATTCGTGGACTCTCTTCGACTTAA
- a CDS encoding oxidoreductase produces the protein MSNVFPYPPRKVQDYPTFLPEQPQPIGSLLDDNEYKQNKNPPKLFHPITIRGVTFHNRAFVAPMCMYSSDQGRATDHHFVHLGSMALRGWGSIMVEATAVVPEGRISPEDMGLWDDSQITELQRIVKYIHANKGVIGIQIAHAGRKASTPAPWNERLANEKGHSKGSVVPEENGGWPSKVVAPSEISFKAGDYPDPIEASIEYLESLKKAYADAVERCSKIGFDFIEIHGAHGYFLHEFIDPISNKRTDKYGGSLENRLRLPLEIAQLVREKWDKPLFYRLSATDWLEESLGKEKNAKGEWAWWYVPISVSSLEEIRNNDELTRELSRGIEQTTIFVGKLAELGVDLVDVSSGGNDLRQKIAPGPSYQLPFAAHLKKTYPNLLIGSVGIITDAKQANDILEQGKADVILIGRQLLRNLDWPLDAAVDLGVAVAPAVQYERAWTRMLVKREAHDRTSKEHGITELQGQEAQESKTPPGEHHSIP, from the exons ATGTCCAACGTCTTCCCATACCCCCCCAGAAAGGTTCAAGACTACCCTACCTTCCTTCCAGAGCAGCCACAGCCCATCGgttctcttcttgatgaCAATGAATACAAGCAGAACAAGAACCCTCCGAAGCTATTCCACCCCATCACTATCCGTGGCGTCACCTTCCACAACCGAGCCTTTGTGGCGCCCATGTGCATGT ACTCGTCCGATCAAGGACGTGCGACCGACCATCATTTTGTCCATCTTGGTAGCATGGCTTTGCGAGGCTGGGGTAGTATCATGGTAGAGGCTACTGCCGTCGTCCCCGAGGGTCGAATTTCCCCTGAAGACATG GGTCTTTGGGATGACTCTCAGATTACCGAGCTCCAGCGTATCGTCAAGTACATTCATGCCAACAAGGGTGTTATTGGTATTCAAATTGCTCATGCTGGTCGAAAGGCTTCAACTCCTGCGCCTTGGAATGAGAGGTTGGCGAACGAGAAGGGACATTCGAAGGGCTCCGTAGTCCCGGAAGAGAACGGTGGCTGGCCTAGCAAGG TTGTTGCTCCTTCCGAGATCTCTTTCAAAGCAGGCGACTACCCGGACCCTATAGAAGCTAGTATCGAGTACCTCGAAAGCTTGAAAAAGGCATACGCCGACGCTGTCGAAAGATGCAGCAAGATTGGTTTCGATTTTATCGAGATTCACGGTGCTCACG GTTACTTCCTTCACGAGTTTATTGACCCCATTTCCAACAAGCGAACTGACAAATATGGTGGCTCACTTGAGAACCGTCTCCGATTGCCCCTGGAGATCGCACAACTTGTCCGTGAGAAATGGGACAAGCCCCTGTTCTACAGGCTTAGTGCCACCGACTGGCTCGAGGAGTCTCTCGGTAAGGAGAAGAACGCCAAGGGCGAATGGGCCTGGTGGTATGTCCCTATTTCAGTCTCATCCCTTGAAGAAATACGAAACAACGATGAGCTGACAAGAGAGTTATCCAGGGGTATTGAGCAGACCACCATTTTCGTTGGAAAGCTTGCTGAGCTTGGTGTTGACCTTGTCGACGTTTCCTCTGGTGGTAACGACCTCCGTCAAAAGATCGCCCCCGGTCCTTCTTACC AACTCCCCTTTGCCGCGCATCTCAAGAAGACTTACCCCAACCTCTTGATCGGTAGCGTTGGTATCATCACCGACGCTAAACAGGCCAATGATATTTTGGAACAAGGAAAGGCAGATGTCATCCTAATTGGTAGACAGTTGTTGAGGAATTTGGATTGGCCTCTTGATGCTGCTGTGGACCTTGGTGTGGCTGTTGCGCCTGCAGTCCAGTATGAGCG TGCTTGGACAAGGATGCTTGTCAAGCGTGAAGCTCATGACCGCACTTCCAAGGAGCACGGTATTACCGAACTCCAAGGTCAGGAAGCACAGGAGAGCAAGACTCCTCCCGGGGAACACCATTCTATTCCTTGA
- a CDS encoding glycosyltransferase, with protein MLSLLSSRYTRYLPLLLLVLLGSTFLLFERSSSASSTLPRSSIYDYTSPATHCFWPGTDTNDESTAVSDSKIPANKDSVGKMKEWMGWGDSEEVNEDVPSAEGFAWEGQLPDVVPVSGIERYMLAHIEELQQGYDAKHDYEEYGLKIGNISLSAYTAELLETYKEYLLPPGSPPPNPPPSFLPTVLSRLSLRPPITPLPPRPDQVMTTEKSVDDLPWQFQRWKEIMPEWEIKYFDDKALKNWVNGMFGGTKAEEIWMNLPRQVLKTDVFRYMAMLVEGGIYTDSDTAPIIHADQWGHPYNHRTSPLLTHLSRILSIATSPHLPSSHPLSSFSPDHAGTTIDEELDVGISTGKSNIYDGPLVDDGAELGQPSLVVSVESDAIDFGWHNWREVGLSRAVQITQWTFMARPGHPVFLDALGRTLRKSEEMARKEKEAKKNGREFIPETALEWTGPGVFSDCVYRYLISRYGFKPEDLIHKKDPLRVGDVLILPAGSYSSVSPFGDEQQRNWAASWHGFFGRWRGADPGVQEFERLKKLKKEAEEAEKKAKEEADEAEREAKSAEQKAKEAYDQADKSAQEAEEIAKEAAEDAGRKAQEASDKVEALGEEVEKAKEVAEGISDGQDNGSGDFTEIREETEEKKMSA; from the exons ATGTTgtcccttctctcatctcgCTATACGCGTTAtttgcctcttctcctcctaGTTCTCCTCGGCTCgactttccttctcttcgaaCGTTCCTCGTCGGCCTCGTCGACCCTCCCTAGATCTTCGATATACGACTACACGTCCCCTGCTACACATTGCTTTTGGCCGGGAACAGACACGAATGATGAGAGTACTGCAGTTTCAGACTCCAAGATCCCGGCGAACAAAGATAGCGTTGGTAAGATGAAAGAATGGATGGGTTGGGGAGACAGCGAAGAGGTCAACGAAGATGTGCCTTCGGCTGAGGGATTTGCATGGGAGGGACAACTACCGGACGTTGTACCTGTCAGCGGAATCGAAAGGTATATGCTCGCTCATATCGAAGAACTTCAACAAGGTTATGACGCCAAACACGATTATGAAGAGTATGGTCTCAAGATAGGAAATATTTCCTTATCTGCATATACGGCTGAACTACTAGAGACTTATAAAGAGTACCTTTTGCCCCCGGGTAGCCCACCCCCAAatccaccaccttcttttcttccgaCCGTCCTTTCCAGGCTATCACTGAGGCCACCGATCACGCCCTTACCTCCCAGACCCGATCAAGTCATGACAACAGAAAAGTCTGTGGATGATTTACCGTGGCAGTTccaaagatggaaggaaatAATGCCAGAATGGGAAATTAAATATTTCGATGACAAAGCTCTGAAGAATTGGGTGAATGGAATGTTTGGCGGCACCAAGGCTGAGGAAATTTGGATGAATCTTCCGAGGCAGGTGCTCAAGACGGATGTGTTCCGATACATG GCGATGCTGGTGGAAGGGGGTATCTACACGGACAG CGACA CCGCGCCCATCATTCACGCCGATCAATGGGGTCACCCGTACAACCACCGTACCTCCCCACTTCTTACCCATCTCTCCCGTATCCTCTCCATAGCCACCTCCCCTCATCTGCCTTCCTCCCAccccctctcctccttctctcctgaCCATGCTGGTACTACTATCGATGAAGAGCTCGATGTTGGTATCTCGACTGGCAAATCAAACATTTACGACGGACCATTGGTAGATGATGGAGCCGAGCTGGGTCAGCCTTCTTTGGTGGTCAGCGTAGAATCGGATGCTATAGACTTTGGATGGCACAACTGG CGAGAAGTCGGCCTGAGCCGTGCTGTCCAAATCACCCAGTGGACTTTCATGGCACGTCCTGGTCACCCAGTTTTCCTCGATGCTCTCGGAAGGACTCTACGGAAGTCGGAAGAGAtggcgaggaaggagaaggaggcaaagaagaatggtaGAGAGTTCATTCCTGAGACGGCT CTTGAGTGGACTGGCCCGGGAGTCTT CTCTGACTGTGTTTACCGATATCTGATCTCCCGATACGGCTTTAAGCCAGAGGATCTCATACATAAAAAGGACCCTCTGCGAGTTGGTGACGTCTTGATCTTGCCCGCTGGATCCTATTCAAGTGTAAGCCCATTCGGAGATGAGCAACAACGCAATTGGGCAGCTAGCTGGCACGGCTTCTTTG GCCGATGGCGAGGTGCCGATCCTGGTGTCCAGGAATTTGAAAGGCTGAAGAAACTCAAGAAAGAAGCTGAGGAagctgagaagaaagcaaaggaggaagcagatgaagcggagagagaagcaaaGTCAGCAGAGCAGAAAGCTAAAGAAGCATATGATCAAGCCGACAAAAGCGCACAAGAGGCTGAGGAAATAGCAAAGGAAGCGGCTGAGGAtgcaggaagaaaggcGCAAGAAGCTTCAGATAAAGTCGAAGcgcttggagaagaggtagaaaaggcaaaggaagtGGCCGAGGGAATATCAGATGGGCAAGATAATGGTAGTGGCGATTTTACGGAGATTAGGGAAGAGacagaggagaaaaagatgtCGGCGTAA